The proteins below are encoded in one region of Akkermansiaceae bacterium:
- a CDS encoding trypsin-like peptidase domain-containing protein, with the protein MKYLPNHLPALLGFSLIAQGLAVSVGHAAPETVDDAVIIKSLSEGIGALVDGGKASPSKKLTPQLERRKCTVKVDRASSKALDNLYGQCADSVIAIASVYKCGKCDNWHNSGAATGWILSEDGVMVTNYHVFDGKEVAGFGIRTRDGKVAPVTEILAASKRDDVVIFKVAGSGFKPLPLGPDANVGSDLHIIAHPDSRFYTYTAGKVSRYYRKRVPKGDGPSIMAVTAEFARGSSGGPVMDSAGNVVGMVASTQSIYYPPKKKTDTQGPFQMVIRNCVPVSAIRALIER; encoded by the coding sequence ATGAAATATTTACCGAACCACCTGCCGGCCCTATTGGGATTCTCGTTGATTGCCCAAGGGCTGGCCGTGTCCGTTGGTCATGCGGCCCCCGAAACCGTCGATGATGCCGTTATCATAAAGTCCTTGTCGGAGGGCATCGGGGCACTGGTCGACGGTGGTAAAGCATCTCCCTCCAAAAAGTTGACACCACAGCTCGAGCGCAGGAAATGCACGGTCAAAGTGGATAGGGCGTCGTCAAAGGCGCTCGACAACCTCTACGGCCAGTGTGCCGACAGCGTGATCGCCATAGCCTCGGTTTATAAATGCGGTAAGTGCGACAACTGGCATAACTCCGGGGCGGCGACGGGATGGATTCTTTCCGAGGATGGCGTGATGGTAACCAATTATCACGTATTCGACGGCAAGGAGGTCGCTGGTTTTGGCATCAGGACACGCGATGGGAAAGTGGCGCCCGTCACCGAAATCCTCGCTGCCAGCAAACGTGATGACGTGGTGATTTTCAAGGTCGCCGGATCTGGATTCAAACCCCTGCCCCTGGGGCCGGATGCGAACGTGGGCAGTGATTTGCACATCATCGCGCACCCCGATTCCCGTTTTTATACTTACACCGCAGGTAAGGTGTCGCGCTACTACCGCAAACGTGTTCCCAAGGGGGATGGACCATCAATCATGGCGGTCACGGCCGAGTTTGCCCGCGGGTCGAGCGGAGGCCCGGTAATGGATTCTGCCGGTAATGTGGTGGGTATGGTGGCCAGCACCCAGAGTATTTATTATCCGCCCAAAAAGAAGACCGACACACAAGGGCCGTTCCAGATGGTGATCCGGAACTGTGTGCCCGTCAGCGCGATCAGGGCGCTGATTGAGAGGTGA
- a CDS encoding sigma-70 family RNA polymerase sigma factor codes for MSEFEELVDAHYKPLYRFAYSLARNPDGASDLVQQTFCIWAQKGHQLKDRSKAKTWLFTTLFREHLALSRRQQRYSDSDIDDIEYQLPAHEEDSGRQLDSKRAVYLLGQLEENYRAPLTLFYLQEHSYREIAGILDVPIGTVMSRISRGKQQLRKKMLAEPSSAPRKVIQLTSETLENHG; via the coding sequence ATGTCCGAGTTTGAAGAACTAGTCGATGCGCACTACAAGCCGCTCTATCGCTTTGCCTATTCCCTGGCAAGGAATCCCGATGGCGCGTCAGACCTGGTGCAGCAAACTTTTTGTATTTGGGCGCAAAAAGGCCATCAACTGAAGGACCGGAGCAAGGCCAAGACCTGGCTCTTTACGACCCTGTTCAGAGAACACCTGGCACTGTCGCGCCGACAGCAGAGGTATTCAGACAGCGATATTGATGATATCGAATACCAATTGCCGGCCCACGAGGAGGATAGTGGCAGGCAGCTGGACAGTAAACGCGCGGTTTATCTGCTCGGGCAGTTGGAAGAGAATTACCGAGCTCCCCTGACTCTTTTTTATCTTCAAGAACACAGCTACAGAGAGATCGCCGGGATTCTCGATGTGCCGATCGGCACCGTGATGTCGCGTATTTCCCGGGGTAAACAACAACTGCGAAAAAAGATGCTGGCAGAGCCGTCCAGCGCCCCCCGGAAAGTCATTCAACTTACCTCTGAAACCCTTGAGAACCATGGATAA
- a CDS encoding chitobiase/beta-hexosaminidase C-terminal domain-containing protein → MRRPHYLLLVVPVLMTAIPARAMEFNIPNPSLAPAKKVLASEPGLPSKWKLTGGKADDCRKWVGKNRQGEEMAHVALSRGVTLTTRFAIPPLTDKEKKAKGEWSGLLSLDHLGVGGTGASNTSGIRGIGTFKLTLHTVEDGRMKASLTGRARYATDTDALKVTRVWCEVPVQTMSELEGKQVELRLTAAGSAPVVISAVSLCRLHSAPSGKLFGRSNGGSGPDLLGAGSLGFNGMTEHRQNVLTVISVTKGGPAERAGLKEGDRIIGVNKTPLPVNDLNPGWAWFYHSHEAVLGRAVTAAWSANPPLGKGMVELVILRKGKPFPISCELTQSMPFDTLIAGKDKEALHAQMIGFLEKSQRPDGSWGCPIRTTFSALALLATQDPRHAPRIKKAVDGMLNKYPEPENFGNLGFWHSSYAGILYCEYYLATGDKRVLPRIASILDWIHSGTHTSKWGMACLGHGVGGLPYGQKALVAPACHALVLDALAEKCGVSSGLWKTLLPYMEYSWSDPAKGGHGSLGYNASFKDKGQFWSRSGLFAMAAHLRGERTDMETAMIGFMRGHHPWIRNSHAYGEPGGSIGLLALNLCNPDAFHEVFNAYGWWFALAWEPGYGLRFTTPHMGAPYMGTDDLINATYALVFAAPQKSLCITGGEKRSWLDVSQLETEPNPVLIRRNKDGKVRLACRIPGPEIRYTVDGTEPGKDAPIYTGDFDFANGGTIKARASGSSGRLGEVTTQSYGPAKSGWRILAATGHKDPAEAIRRASYAIDHSPTHSWLTDVGQDAKGYPHFIVIDLGQETEFRSVRLGFFNDRTAAKQCTVKASNTLDQTPRTVAQTAWEAFQATRTIVLPEPVKMRYLRLEFAQPLHETATALILREVDVE, encoded by the coding sequence ATGAGAAGACCACATTATCTCCTGCTGGTTGTCCCAGTCTTGATGACTGCGATCCCGGCCCGTGCAATGGAATTCAACATTCCCAACCCATCGCTGGCTCCCGCAAAGAAGGTTCTTGCCAGCGAGCCCGGTTTACCATCGAAGTGGAAGCTAACCGGGGGCAAAGCGGACGATTGTAGAAAGTGGGTCGGAAAAAACAGGCAGGGGGAGGAAATGGCACACGTCGCCCTGTCGCGTGGCGTCACTCTGACCACCCGTTTTGCAATCCCTCCCCTTACCGACAAGGAGAAAAAAGCCAAAGGTGAGTGGTCGGGCCTGCTGAGCCTGGACCACCTCGGGGTCGGTGGGACGGGAGCCAGCAATACCTCGGGCATCCGGGGGATAGGCACATTCAAGCTTACCCTGCACACCGTTGAAGATGGCCGGATGAAGGCATCGCTAACAGGAAGGGCACGCTACGCCACAGATACCGATGCGCTCAAGGTGACAAGGGTATGGTGTGAGGTTCCGGTGCAAACCATGTCGGAACTTGAGGGGAAGCAGGTGGAACTCAGGCTGACCGCGGCCGGTAGTGCGCCGGTGGTCATCTCGGCAGTGTCATTGTGCCGACTTCACAGTGCCCCTTCGGGTAAATTGTTCGGTCGCTCCAACGGGGGTTCCGGACCCGATTTGTTAGGAGCCGGTTCGCTGGGGTTCAACGGTATGACCGAGCACCGGCAGAATGTTCTCACGGTGATCAGTGTCACGAAAGGCGGGCCAGCAGAAAGGGCCGGGCTCAAGGAAGGTGACAGGATCATCGGCGTTAATAAAACCCCGCTCCCGGTCAATGACCTCAACCCGGGGTGGGCGTGGTTTTACCATAGTCATGAAGCCGTGTTAGGTAGGGCGGTCACAGCGGCATGGTCGGCAAACCCCCCGCTGGGCAAGGGGATGGTTGAGCTGGTCATTCTGCGGAAAGGGAAGCCGTTCCCCATTTCCTGCGAACTTACCCAGTCGATGCCATTTGATACGCTCATTGCAGGCAAGGACAAGGAGGCACTGCATGCGCAGATGATTGGTTTTCTCGAAAAGAGTCAGCGGCCCGACGGCAGCTGGGGGTGTCCGATCCGCACGACCTTTTCCGCCTTGGCGTTATTGGCGACACAGGATCCCAGGCACGCACCAAGGATTAAAAAAGCGGTTGACGGGATGCTCAACAAATACCCGGAGCCGGAAAACTTTGGCAACCTTGGGTTCTGGCACAGCTCCTATGCAGGAATCCTTTACTGCGAATACTATCTTGCCACCGGTGACAAACGCGTGCTGCCACGGATTGCGTCGATATTGGACTGGATTCACAGCGGGACACACACCAGCAAGTGGGGTATGGCGTGCCTCGGCCATGGTGTCGGTGGACTTCCCTACGGGCAAAAAGCCTTGGTCGCCCCCGCATGTCACGCCCTCGTATTGGACGCCCTTGCGGAAAAATGTGGTGTCTCCTCCGGTTTGTGGAAAACCCTGCTTCCCTACATGGAATACTCCTGGTCGGATCCCGCCAAAGGTGGGCATGGCTCGCTGGGATACAACGCATCGTTTAAAGATAAAGGGCAGTTCTGGTCGCGCTCGGGCCTCTTTGCCATGGCCGCACACCTGCGCGGTGAACGCACCGATATGGAAACGGCCATGATCGGTTTCATGCGCGGCCATCACCCATGGATTCGCAACTCCCACGCCTACGGTGAACCAGGTGGATCGATCGGGCTGCTGGCATTGAATCTCTGTAACCCGGATGCCTTTCACGAGGTGTTCAATGCCTACGGCTGGTGGTTTGCGCTCGCATGGGAGCCCGGCTACGGACTGCGTTTTACCACACCTCATATGGGTGCCCCCTACATGGGAACAGACGATCTCATCAATGCCACCTATGCGCTTGTGTTTGCCGCGCCCCAAAAATCGCTGTGTATCACCGGAGGCGAAAAACGTAGTTGGCTGGATGTTTCCCAACTCGAAACAGAGCCCAACCCTGTCCTCATCCGGCGAAACAAGGATGGCAAGGTGCGTCTGGCCTGCCGGATTCCCGGGCCGGAAATTCGCTACACGGTCGATGGCACGGAGCCGGGGAAAGATGCTCCGATCTATACCGGTGATTTTGATTTTGCCAACGGCGGAACGATCAAAGCCCGCGCGTCCGGTTCCTCGGGTCGGCTTGGGGAGGTAACGACGCAATCATACGGCCCCGCCAAGTCGGGCTGGCGCATTCTCGCGGCCACCGGCCACAAGGACCCGGCCGAGGCCATCCGCCGCGCCAGCTATGCCATCGACCACTCACCGACCCACAGCTGGTTGACCGATGTCGGCCAGGACGCCAAGGGCTATCCTCACTTCATTGTCATCGACCTTGGCCAGGAAACCGAATTCCGGTCCGTTAGGTTAGGGTTTTTTAATGACCGTACAGCAGCCAAACAATGTACGGTCAAAGCGAGTAATACGCTTGACCAGACTCCCCGGACTGTGGCGCAAACAGCCTGGGAGGCTTTCCAAGCTACAAGGACCATCGTTCTGCCCGAGCCTGTAAAAATGCGCTATCTGAGGTTGGAATTTGCCCAGCCTCTCCATGAAACAGCCACGGCCCTGATCCTCCGCGAGGTCGATGTGGAATAA
- a CDS encoding dual specificity protein phosphatase family protein produces MLTIFTCCLLILPVNGLQARPESWAQPVKLDGVPNLHKINANIYRSAQPSAQGMQNLKQKGVATIINLRTFHSDRDEIGNSGLGYEHIFMKAWHPEREDVIRFLEIATDPKRTPVLVHCQHGADRTGALCAVYRMAVQGWTKEEAIQEMVKGGYGFHGVWENLQQWIESLDIATMRKEAGIKKPRKISEKSLIPRG; encoded by the coding sequence ATGCTCACTATTTTTACATGTTGCCTCTTGATCCTCCCGGTTAACGGGCTACAGGCGCGCCCGGAATCCTGGGCACAGCCTGTGAAGCTCGACGGGGTCCCCAATCTCCACAAGATCAACGCAAACATCTACCGCAGTGCCCAGCCCTCAGCGCAAGGTATGCAGAATCTCAAACAGAAGGGGGTTGCCACCATCATCAACCTCCGGACCTTCCATTCCGACCGGGATGAAATTGGCAACAGTGGGCTCGGATACGAACACATTTTCATGAAAGCGTGGCACCCGGAGCGCGAGGATGTCATCCGTTTCCTTGAAATCGCGACAGACCCCAAACGCACACCGGTTCTCGTCCATTGTCAGCACGGAGCGGACCGGACGGGTGCCCTTTGTGCCGTTTACCGCATGGCCGTCCAAGGCTGGACGAAGGAAGAGGCGATCCAGGAAATGGTCAAGGGGGGGTATGGTTTCCACGGGGTTTGGGAAAACCTCCAACAATGGATCGAGTCACTCGATATTGCAACGATGCGAAAAGAGGCTGGAATAAAGAAGCCCCGGAAAATATCCGAAAAAAGTCTGATTCCTCGCGGGTAA
- a CDS encoding type B 50S ribosomal protein L31, whose translation MKTDFHPDYHPVAFQDMTTGVRFITRSTAKSDNVEQIDGVDHYIISMGVTSDSHPFYTGSKMFVDTEGRIDKFEKRFGAVRRAGKPKLKV comes from the coding sequence ATGAAAACAGATTTTCATCCCGACTATCACCCCGTTGCTTTCCAGGACATGACCACTGGTGTGCGTTTCATCACGCGCTCCACTGCCAAGTCAGACAATGTTGAGCAAATCGACGGCGTTGACCACTACATCATCTCGATGGGTGTCACCTCCGATTCCCACCCTTTTTACACAGGCTCCAAGATGTTTGTGGATACCGAGGGTCGTATCGACAAGTTCGAGAAGCGTTTCGGTGCCGTGCGCCGCGCCGGCAAGCCCAAGCTCAAAGTATAG
- the dprA gene encoding DNA-protecting protein DprA has product MTPREALVALNMLPRIGPVRVRRLMDHFGGAEAVLRESARSLMAVQGIGTETAEIISGWENSIDLAAEMQEVTARGLTIVTQADQEYPAALRQSYDPPLVLYVWGELKEADRHALSIVGSRKTSHYGIQTARQFAFQLASSGLTIVSGLARGIDTHAHEGAIAANGRTIAVIGSGLAQVYPPENMALAGKIASGYGAVVSEFPLSTAPSKKTFPMRNRIVAAWAKAVIVVECPEWSGARITANLAGELGKPIYAVPGQIDRPSSAGCNALIREGATLVTSGQDILDDISVLSLGDAPANLGNTTSPAGDGSPDCGALARLEGAEKSVYDALGGETLRIDEILASTLLPLPEVNVTLLKLEIQGLVRQLPGGRFARK; this is encoded by the coding sequence ATGACCCCCCGTGAAGCTCTCGTTGCACTGAATATGCTACCCAGGATAGGGCCGGTGCGGGTGCGCCGGCTGATGGATCATTTTGGTGGGGCCGAGGCGGTGTTGCGCGAGTCCGCTCGCAGCCTCATGGCGGTGCAGGGAATTGGGACGGAGACGGCCGAGATTATCAGTGGCTGGGAAAACAGCATTGATTTGGCCGCCGAGATGCAGGAGGTGACGGCCCGGGGCCTCACGATTGTGACCCAGGCCGACCAGGAGTATCCGGCGGCTCTCAGACAGAGCTATGATCCGCCACTGGTTCTTTATGTCTGGGGCGAGCTGAAAGAGGCCGACCGCCATGCCCTTTCCATTGTGGGCTCCAGAAAGACATCCCATTACGGCATCCAGACGGCACGCCAGTTTGCTTTCCAGCTCGCGAGCAGTGGCCTGACCATCGTCTCGGGGCTCGCCCGTGGTATCGATACACATGCCCACGAGGGTGCCATTGCCGCGAATGGCAGGACGATAGCCGTCATCGGCTCAGGGCTTGCCCAGGTCTATCCGCCTGAGAACATGGCCTTGGCTGGGAAAATTGCCTCGGGTTACGGTGCGGTTGTTTCCGAATTCCCCCTGAGCACGGCACCGAGTAAAAAAACCTTCCCCATGCGCAACCGGATTGTTGCCGCGTGGGCCAAGGCGGTGATCGTTGTCGAGTGCCCCGAGTGGTCGGGTGCCCGTATCACCGCCAACCTCGCCGGGGAACTGGGTAAACCCATTTACGCGGTTCCCGGCCAAATCGACCGCCCAAGCTCGGCGGGTTGTAACGCCCTGATCCGCGAGGGTGCCACGCTGGTCACCAGCGGCCAGGATATTCTCGATGATATCTCCGTGCTGTCCCTGGGCGATGCCCCGGCCAATTTGGGGAATACAACGTCCCCAGCCGGGGATGGCTCACCAGATTGTGGCGCATTAGCCAGGCTGGAGGGGGCGGAAAAGAGTGTTTATGACGCCCTCGGTGGCGAAACCTTGCGCATCGACGAAATCCTGGCAAGCACCCTGCTACCTCTCCCCGAAGTGAATGTGACCCTACTAAAGCTTGAAATACAAGGCTTGGTGAGGCAACTTCCCGGCGGGCGGTTTGCCCGGAAATAG
- a CDS encoding P-II family nitrogen regulator produces MKKIEAIIKPFKLEEVKEALADVGVQGMTVTEVKGFGRQKGHTEIYRGSEYTVDFLPKVKLEIIVDDEDSATVAEAIVKSANTGKIGDGKVFISSVEQAIRIRTGETGSDAVAVN; encoded by the coding sequence ATGAAAAAAATCGAAGCCATCATCAAACCCTTCAAACTTGAAGAGGTCAAAGAGGCCCTCGCCGACGTAGGCGTCCAGGGAATGACTGTCACTGAAGTCAAAGGATTCGGCCGCCAAAAAGGCCATACCGAAATCTACCGCGGCAGTGAATACACCGTTGATTTCCTTCCCAAGGTGAAACTTGAAATCATCGTCGATGACGAAGATTCAGCCACCGTGGCCGAGGCCATCGTCAAGAGCGCTAACACCGGCAAGATCGGTGACGGCAAGGTCTTTATCTCTTCTGTTGAACAAGCCATCCGTATCCGTACCGGCGAAACCGGCTCTGATGCCGTGGCTGTCAACTAG
- a CDS encoding transposase gives MSRHYSLKPRKFAMELRTSESCSVHGGQLAIVGLIRQSGLMGWISDYPQLEHRKNRNRGFDPEVYISTFLYNFCTGGSSLADAEALNEDKALLRLLGIKKLPDQSALGEWLRALDPAGLDALKAINRRFCTWVLKTAPANTYSYGGNELEWFFDDTQIEVSGKKFEGAAINYKGDVSLGWQTLWAGPLILECELGGQRGVSECFGRFCANSGKLRKKGKHYLYADSGSSDGEDLEHAAKHFTRHSISYNKWTSPLERMAGGLPEESWGESELTHWRGGIKHLVSYSWVRHQPSGCRQAHNFAALRHKREDDMFWSYCFVEVEEGRGHTAAQSRAAFERHRLKGECERRFGEVLSDLGLHRPPCHSLSANDGWYSLGALAYNILGALKLLVLPEKDLAKRPRTVMQRLLLLPMEIKRHARQLKAVVYICHERMKAWRQIFEEWMPDHRLMYPKA, from the coding sequence ATGTCACGACACTACTCCCTGAAGCCGCGCAAGTTTGCAATGGAGCTAAGAACCTCGGAATCATGCTCGGTGCATGGAGGGCAACTGGCCATTGTCGGCTTGATCCGGCAAAGCGGACTAATGGGCTGGATCAGTGATTACCCGCAGCTCGAGCACCGCAAGAACCGCAACCGGGGCTTTGATCCCGAAGTCTACATCAGCACCTTTCTCTACAACTTCTGCACAGGAGGAAGCAGCCTGGCGGATGCGGAGGCTCTCAATGAAGACAAGGCACTGCTAAGGCTGTTAGGAATAAAAAAACTGCCCGACCAGAGCGCCCTGGGCGAATGGCTCCGGGCTCTGGACCCCGCGGGCCTTGATGCCCTCAAGGCGATCAACCGCCGGTTTTGCACATGGGTGCTCAAGACGGCTCCGGCCAATACATACAGCTACGGTGGCAACGAACTCGAATGGTTTTTCGATGATACCCAGATCGAAGTCAGCGGTAAAAAATTTGAAGGTGCCGCAATCAACTACAAGGGGGATGTATCGCTTGGTTGGCAGACGTTGTGGGCCGGGCCTCTCATCCTCGAATGCGAACTCGGGGGACAGCGCGGAGTAAGCGAGTGTTTCGGCAGGTTCTGCGCTAACAGCGGTAAGCTGCGTAAAAAAGGAAAACACTATCTCTACGCCGACAGCGGCAGCAGTGACGGGGAGGATCTTGAACACGCGGCCAAACACTTCACCCGCCACAGCATCAGCTACAACAAATGGACAAGTCCCCTGGAACGCATGGCCGGAGGACTTCCCGAGGAAAGTTGGGGCGAGTCCGAACTTACCCACTGGCGTGGAGGAATCAAACATCTCGTATCCTACAGCTGGGTAAGACACCAGCCCTCGGGCTGTAGGCAAGCGCATAACTTTGCGGCCCTGCGTCACAAACGGGAAGACGACATGTTCTGGAGCTACTGCTTCGTCGAAGTTGAAGAAGGACGGGGTCACACAGCGGCCCAATCCAGGGCAGCCTTTGAACGTCACCGGCTCAAGGGTGAGTGTGAACGCCGCTTTGGCGAAGTGCTCAGTGATCTAGGGCTTCACAGGCCGCCCTGCCACAGTCTCAGCGCCAACGACGGATGGTATAGCCTCGGGGCGTTGGCCTACAACATCCTCGGGGCCCTCAAGCTGTTGGTGTTGCCTGAAAAAGACCTGGCCAAGCGTCCGCGCACGGTGATGCAGCGGCTGTTGTTATTGCCCATGGAAATCAAGCGTCATGCCCGCCAACTCAAGGCGGTGGTTTACATCTGTCATGAGAGGATGAAAGCTTGGCGGCAGATCTTTGAGGAATGGATGCCGGATCACCGGCTGATGTATCCAAAGGCCTGA
- a CDS encoding M15 family metallopeptidase has translation MDVASQEIFEQLGLTVSDFTGRGLVPFADADELETVQVDEDGRVHELVPAACAAWEAMKQAAQCDGVELYIVSAFRSIARQAEIVRAKFLAGQGNDEIFAVSAPPGFSEHHTGRAIDVSAPGEAVLEAEFEQSSAFDWLERNATRFGFTMTYPRDNTYGFSYEPWHWCYHGD, from the coding sequence ATGGACGTGGCATCACAGGAAATTTTCGAGCAACTTGGTCTGACCGTAAGCGACTTCACCGGGCGTGGGCTGGTGCCATTTGCGGATGCCGATGAACTGGAGACGGTTCAGGTCGACGAGGATGGTCGGGTCCATGAATTGGTTCCCGCTGCGTGTGCCGCCTGGGAGGCCATGAAACAGGCCGCCCAATGTGATGGCGTCGAGCTCTATATCGTGTCGGCATTCCGCAGTATTGCCCGACAGGCGGAGATTGTCCGTGCCAAGTTTCTAGCAGGCCAGGGGAATGATGAGATTTTCGCCGTATCCGCTCCTCCAGGATTCAGTGAACACCACACCGGTCGGGCAATCGATGTCTCGGCACCCGGCGAAGCCGTTCTGGAGGCAGAGTTCGAGCAATCCTCCGCCTTTGACTGGCTCGAGCGGAACGCCACGAGGTTTGGTTTCACGATGACCTATCCGCGCGACAATACTTATGGCTTTTCCTACGAACCCTGGCACTGGTGTTATCATGGTGACTAA
- a CDS encoding VanW family protein has translation MTSIPEPIKRSKIRQLLGKEFYILRRHLDWKFGGKKWAQKDDGSFAGETVFEHRSTILRKLRDVDMQLQRNKRTNLELAIAHLDQMVIHRGETFSVWRNVGRPTKAKGYLDGLVLKQGQMASGTGGGLCQLGNLLFWLFAHSPLTVTERYRHGYDVFPDVNRTVPFGAGATLSYNHIDLQVLNDTIYDFKVELWLDEKYLHGRLLCECRLENSYRVEERNHRIKQQFWGGYSRHNEIVRIETDPEGNESEQLLVKNDAIMMYSPLLEDRTEG, from the coding sequence GTGACCTCCATCCCTGAACCCATCAAGCGCAGCAAGATTCGGCAGTTGCTTGGAAAGGAATTCTATATCCTCAGGCGCCACCTCGATTGGAAATTCGGTGGTAAAAAATGGGCACAGAAAGATGACGGCTCATTTGCTGGCGAGACAGTATTCGAGCACCGCTCTACCATTCTTCGCAAGCTGAGGGATGTCGACATGCAACTGCAGCGCAACAAACGGACCAACCTGGAGCTTGCCATTGCGCATCTCGACCAGATGGTCATCCACCGCGGCGAGACTTTTTCCGTCTGGAGAAATGTCGGCAGGCCGACCAAGGCGAAGGGATACCTCGATGGGCTGGTTTTAAAGCAGGGGCAAATGGCCAGCGGTACCGGCGGCGGACTTTGCCAGTTAGGGAACCTGCTGTTCTGGCTCTTTGCCCACAGTCCACTCACCGTGACCGAGCGTTACCGGCATGGATATGATGTTTTTCCCGATGTCAACCGCACGGTTCCCTTCGGTGCCGGTGCGACGCTTTCCTATAACCACATCGACCTCCAAGTGCTCAACGATACGATCTACGATTTTAAAGTCGAGCTGTGGCTCGATGAGAAATACCTGCACGGTCGACTCCTTTGTGAGTGCCGGTTGGAAAACTCCTACCGGGTGGAAGAGCGGAACCACCGGATCAAACAACAGTTCTGGGGTGGCTATTCGCGGCACAACGAAATAGTCAGGATTGAAACCGATCCCGAAGGCAATGAATCGGAACAGTTGCTGGTCAAAAACGATGCCATCATGATGTACAGTCCTCTACTCGAAGATCGCACAGAGGGGTGA
- a CDS encoding terpene cyclase/mutase family protein, giving the protein MIGIFGVRRGIAALESGKMLFLEKKSLYSIRSNNQLTRKGHSKAAIPRRTPKRWIAVTLLLCLTSFSSAQESPKTVFSKYRDRVDPSIEKGLNYLAQVQNKDGSFPERFGDSTGIPALAGMAFLSKGHLPTEGPFADNINLSIDFILSHQKSSGVFEAGNAGSGPMYAHCISTLFLSEVSGMVDPGRQKKIDEALPKALKLILQAQEVKKNDRDQGGWRYHAASNSSDTSCSGWALMALRSAKLNGAAVPDKAIADAVAYLYRHHNEKTGTFGYTGTDDHKTTLTGMGLLCLELCGEHGKPSTLKAGDFILKTYQSLGSQQFEIYGNYYNAQGMFQLGGKYWEQYATWMYDNYLPKQKDDGSWYSREAGDVYGTSMMVLAFTVPYRQLPIYQRDETVDEE; this is encoded by the coding sequence ATGATAGGCATCTTTGGAGTGCGGCGAGGTATCGCCGCTTTGGAATCAGGGAAAATGTTATTTCTCGAGAAGAAGTCGCTGTACTCTATCAGGTCGAATAACCAACTCACACGCAAGGGTCATTCAAAAGCGGCGATACCTCGCCGCACTCCAAAGCGATGGATCGCCGTCACCCTTCTTCTTTGTCTAACTAGTTTCAGCTCCGCCCAAGAGTCACCCAAAACCGTATTTTCCAAATACAGAGACAGGGTCGACCCCAGCATTGAAAAGGGACTCAACTACCTTGCCCAGGTTCAGAACAAAGACGGCTCATTCCCCGAACGTTTTGGTGATTCCACGGGTATCCCCGCGCTTGCCGGCATGGCGTTTCTTTCCAAGGGCCACCTGCCCACCGAGGGGCCTTTTGCTGATAACATCAATCTCAGCATTGACTTCATCCTCTCCCACCAGAAATCCAGTGGTGTGTTTGAAGCGGGTAATGCCGGCTCCGGCCCCATGTATGCCCACTGCATCTCAACCCTCTTTTTATCCGAGGTTTCAGGGATGGTGGACCCTGGCCGACAGAAAAAAATCGACGAGGCCCTACCCAAGGCACTCAAACTCATCCTTCAGGCCCAGGAGGTTAAAAAGAATGACCGCGACCAGGGCGGCTGGCGTTATCATGCCGCGTCCAACAGTAGTGACACATCATGCAGCGGCTGGGCGCTGATGGCACTTCGTTCAGCCAAGCTCAATGGTGCTGCCGTGCCCGACAAGGCCATTGCCGACGCCGTCGCCTACCTCTATCGTCACCACAATGAAAAAACCGGCACCTTCGGCTACACCGGAACCGACGACCATAAAACCACCCTGACCGGCATGGGGCTGCTCTGCCTTGAACTCTGTGGCGAGCACGGCAAACCCTCCACTCTGAAAGCCGGTGATTTCATTCTAAAAACCTACCAGTCGCTCGGCAGCCAGCAGTTTGAGATCTATGGCAACTACTACAATGCCCAGGGGATGTTCCAACTCGGGGGCAAATACTGGGAGCAATATGCCACCTGGATGTATGACAACTATCTTCCCAAACAAAAGGACGACGGCTCGTGGTATAGCCGGGAGGCAGGCGATGTTTACGGCACCTCCATGATGGTACTCGCCTTCACCGTCCCCTACCGCCAGCTCCCCATCTACCAACGCGATGAGACAGTGGATGAGGAGTAG